From a region of the Corallococcus coralloides DSM 2259 genome:
- a CDS encoding PA14 domain-containing protein, producing MRRSFLAPLLVLASLLACGPVPEQESPPTATRAQGLTSANGLVTLEAVGTGRPYTFATAQTGTQLYIDRTYTLTGLSPRLQGGVLLQAANDDKLYAGASQVRLGLNSAATVYVAMDRRNTVLPAWLADGTWALTDEVLATNDPSATTSNASTPMKVYVKSVPAGTLVLGGGMAAPAQGTNAQYVVVIQYASSEPGVVARFFPNLRMQGVPVLRHLSTVNVSYGTGAPVAGIPADFFGMRIEGFVTPAFTQTYTFRTSASGGVRLWVNGQLLVDDWFEHAVEQRSGSIALSQDVPASVVLEFFDAEAAASLLLQWQSPSQPWQTVPVSRLETPALPLPRPLGAHCTAGTQCRSGGCSVFPVGNVTIWNEGDAVCTPEVAEGQPGLKAEYFTSEFLYNRATVRREALLGTYWGASSPAPGVPADRWSARWSATLTAPTTGTYTLRTNTEDGVRLWLDGVLLVDNWMEAEGGQTHDVAVPLTANSPHDLVMEFFEGYGDAHAQLSWTGPGIPWQTVTTALSTPPHFTCRPHGSQCRSNEDCCGGFCSVSPVGNVTIWNEGATVCGPR from the coding sequence ATGCGCCGTTCCTTCCTCGCGCCGCTCCTGGTGCTCGCCAGCCTGCTGGCCTGTGGTCCCGTTCCAGAACAGGAGTCCCCGCCCACCGCGACCCGCGCACAGGGCCTGACCTCCGCCAACGGGCTCGTCACCCTGGAGGCCGTGGGCACGGGCCGGCCCTACACCTTCGCCACCGCGCAGACGGGCACGCAGCTCTACATCGACCGGACGTACACGCTGACCGGCCTGTCCCCCCGGCTCCAGGGCGGCGTGCTGCTCCAGGCGGCCAATGACGACAAGCTGTACGCCGGCGCGTCGCAGGTGCGGCTGGGCCTGAACTCCGCCGCCACGGTCTACGTGGCCATGGACCGCCGCAACACGGTGCTGCCCGCGTGGCTGGCGGACGGCACCTGGGCGCTCACCGACGAGGTGCTCGCCACCAACGACCCCTCCGCGACCACGTCCAACGCCTCCACGCCCATGAAGGTGTACGTGAAGTCCGTGCCCGCGGGGACGCTGGTGCTGGGCGGCGGCATGGCGGCTCCGGCGCAGGGCACCAACGCGCAGTACGTGGTCGTCATCCAGTACGCCAGCAGCGAGCCGGGCGTGGTGGCGCGCTTCTTCCCCAACCTCCGGATGCAGGGCGTTCCGGTGCTGCGTCACCTGTCCACCGTGAACGTGTCCTACGGAACGGGGGCGCCGGTGGCCGGCATCCCGGCGGACTTCTTCGGCATGCGCATCGAGGGCTTCGTCACGCCTGCCTTCACGCAGACGTACACGTTCCGCACCTCCGCCAGCGGTGGCGTGCGGCTGTGGGTGAATGGCCAGCTCCTGGTGGATGACTGGTTCGAGCACGCCGTGGAGCAGCGCTCCGGGAGCATCGCCCTGTCGCAGGACGTCCCCGCCAGCGTGGTGCTGGAGTTCTTCGACGCGGAGGCCGCGGCCTCGCTGCTGCTCCAGTGGCAGAGCCCGAGCCAGCCCTGGCAGACGGTGCCCGTGTCCCGCCTGGAGACGCCAGCGCTGCCCCTGCCGCGCCCCCTGGGCGCCCACTGCACCGCGGGCACGCAGTGCCGCTCCGGCGGGTGCAGCGTGTTCCCGGTGGGCAACGTCACCATCTGGAACGAGGGCGACGCCGTCTGCACGCCCGAGGTCGCGGAAGGCCAGCCCGGCCTGAAGGCCGAGTACTTCACCTCCGAGTTCCTCTACAACCGCGCCACCGTGCGGCGCGAGGCGCTCCTGGGGACGTACTGGGGCGCGTCCTCGCCCGCGCCCGGCGTGCCCGCGGACAGGTGGTCCGCGCGCTGGTCCGCCACCCTGACGGCGCCCACCACCGGCACGTACACGCTGCGCACCAACACCGAGGACGGCGTTCGCCTGTGGCTGGACGGCGTGCTGCTCGTCGACAACTGGATGGAGGCGGAGGGAGGGCAGACGCACGACGTCGCCGTGCCCCTCACCGCCAACAGCCCGCATGACCTGGTGATGGAGTTCTTCGAGGGCTACGGGGACGCCCACGCGCAGCTGTCGTGGACCGGCCCGGGCATCCCCTGGCAGACCGTCACCACGGCGCTGAGCACGCCGCCGCACTTCACCTGCCGGCCGCACGGCTCCCAGTGCCGCTCCAACGAGGACTGCTGCGGTGGCTTCTGCTCCGTGTCCCCGGTGGGCAACGTCACCATCTGGAACGAAGGGGCCACGGTGTGCGGCCCCCGCTGA
- a CDS encoding alpha/beta fold hydrolase yields the protein MPTFSLPDGVTLHLQESGEGAPILLLHGLGSSGSDWDAVVPRLSAHHRVLVPDARGHGRSDKPAGAYGVALFARDIAALCDGLGLTQVHVIGLSMGGMMGFQLAVDRPDLVRSLTVVNSGPDMVARTFRRKLEFAARLLVLRLLGPRGLAKRVAPKLFPKPGQEALRQRAIESLGANAPDVYLRATRGLVGWSVQDRLKDITCPVLVLHSERDYTPLSTKQAYAGQLKDAWLQVLTDSGHAAPVDQPGQVADAVERFLREVESPGRMTRPG from the coding sequence ATGCCCACGTTCTCCCTTCCCGACGGCGTCACCCTGCACCTCCAGGAGTCCGGCGAGGGAGCGCCCATCCTGCTCCTCCACGGGCTGGGTTCGTCTGGCAGCGATTGGGACGCGGTGGTGCCCCGGCTGTCGGCGCATCACCGGGTGCTGGTGCCGGACGCGCGCGGCCACGGCCGGAGCGACAAGCCGGCGGGCGCGTATGGCGTGGCCCTCTTCGCCAGGGACATCGCCGCGCTGTGTGACGGACTGGGGCTGACGCAGGTGCACGTCATCGGTCTGTCCATGGGCGGGATGATGGGCTTCCAGCTGGCGGTGGACCGGCCGGACCTGGTGCGCAGCCTGACCGTGGTCAACAGCGGGCCGGACATGGTGGCGCGCACGTTCCGCCGGAAGCTGGAGTTCGCGGCGCGCCTGCTGGTGCTGCGCCTGCTGGGTCCCCGGGGGCTGGCGAAGCGCGTGGCCCCGAAGCTGTTCCCCAAGCCGGGGCAGGAGGCCCTGCGCCAACGGGCCATCGAGTCCCTGGGCGCCAACGCGCCGGACGTGTACCTGCGCGCGACGCGGGGGCTCGTGGGCTGGAGCGTCCAGGACCGGCTGAAGGACATCACCTGTCCCGTGCTCGTGCTGCACTCCGAACGGGACTACACGCCGCTGTCCACGAAGCAGGCCTACGCGGGCCAGCTCAAGGACGCATGGCTCCAAGTGCTGACGGATTCCGGGCATGCCGCGCCCGTGGATCAACCCGGACAGGTCGCCGACGCGGTGGAGAGGTTCCTCCGGGAAGTCGAGTCACCCGGGCGCATGACGCGTCCTGGCTGA
- a CDS encoding alpha/beta hydrolase family esterase: MSVTRKVQAMARMAVAVCALFSALGATPARAGEWVHGVYSNIWGTRSFQLWVPTGYQPGEPLPLVVGLHGCLQNPDQFAGLSRLNAKADAERFLVLYPNQAMYANGTQCWNFMFSSNQERGIGEPSLIVGMVDWVKGHYAVDSRRVYLGGVSAGAVMTSVLMACYSDVFTAGMVGAGAMYKAATTASGSLYAMTFGSIYSPDDRGYDAWACSGKARRKVPVLVVHGTSDDVVNPVNGQQAARQFLQTNDYGDDGSNNNSVSNTPARTTSGVSAGGRKYTVRDYVSNGVLLVQHIEIQGMGHAWPGGDGAFPFADPAGPDGTTIMWDFFKQHSR; this comes from the coding sequence ATGTCGGTGACTCGGAAGGTCCAGGCCATGGCTCGCATGGCGGTGGCGGTGTGCGCGCTGTTCTCGGCGCTGGGCGCCACGCCGGCCCGCGCGGGCGAGTGGGTCCACGGCGTCTATTCCAACATCTGGGGCACCCGGAGCTTCCAGCTCTGGGTCCCCACCGGCTACCAGCCCGGTGAGCCGCTCCCGCTCGTCGTGGGGCTGCATGGCTGTCTTCAGAACCCGGACCAGTTCGCGGGCCTGTCGCGGCTGAACGCGAAGGCGGACGCGGAGAGGTTCCTGGTGCTCTATCCCAACCAGGCCATGTATGCGAATGGCACCCAATGCTGGAACTTCATGTTCTCCTCCAACCAGGAGCGAGGCATTGGCGAGCCGTCGCTCATCGTCGGCATGGTGGACTGGGTGAAGGGCCACTACGCGGTGGACTCGCGCCGCGTCTACCTGGGCGGCGTCTCCGCGGGCGCGGTGATGACCAGCGTCCTGATGGCCTGCTACTCGGATGTGTTCACCGCGGGCATGGTGGGCGCGGGCGCCATGTACAAGGCGGCCACCACGGCGTCCGGCAGCCTCTATGCGATGACGTTCGGCAGCATCTACTCGCCGGATGACCGGGGCTATGACGCGTGGGCGTGCTCGGGCAAGGCGCGCCGCAAGGTGCCGGTGCTCGTGGTCCACGGCACGTCGGATGACGTCGTCAATCCCGTCAATGGACAGCAGGCCGCGCGCCAGTTCCTCCAGACGAATGACTACGGCGATGACGGCTCCAACAACAACAGCGTGTCCAACACCCCGGCCCGGACGACGTCCGGTGTTTCAGCCGGAGGCCGCAAGTACACCGTGAGGGATTACGTCTCCAATGGCGTGCTCCTGGTGCAGCACATCGAAATCCAGGGCATGGGTCACGCATGGCCCGGCGGTGACGGCGCCTTCCCGTTCGCGGACCCGGCGGGTCCCGACGGAACCACCATCATGTGGGACTTCTTCAAACAGCACTCCCGCTGA
- a CDS encoding SRPBCC family protein, whose translation MNPPAVIQLDHVYAHPPSAVWKALTDPALHAKWWAAGDVRPIVGHRFTLDMGPWGQQPCEVLAVEPERLLQYRFATGTLDTTLTWRLVPEGTGTRLTLVHEGFNLDSPMGRRAFEGMKPGWPGVLTRLGTALEG comes from the coding sequence ATGAATCCCCCTGCCGTCATCCAGCTGGACCACGTGTATGCCCATCCGCCCTCCGCCGTGTGGAAGGCTTTGACGGACCCGGCGCTCCACGCGAAGTGGTGGGCCGCGGGCGACGTGCGCCCCATCGTGGGCCACCGCTTCACGCTCGACATGGGCCCCTGGGGTCAGCAGCCCTGCGAGGTGCTCGCGGTGGAGCCGGAGCGGCTGCTCCAGTACCGCTTCGCCACCGGCACGCTCGACACCACCCTCACCTGGCGGCTCGTGCCCGAGGGAACGGGGACGCGGCTCACGCTCGTCCACGAAGGCTTCAACCTGGACTCGCCCATGGGCCGCCGGGCCTTCGAAGGGATGAAGCCGGGCTGGCCGGGGGTGCTCACGCGGCTGGGCACCGCGCTCGAAGGCTGA
- a CDS encoding ArsR/SmtB family transcription factor, whose translation MSEPDVFAALSNPVRREILLQLRKGPRAVNDLASGFQLGRPAVSEHLQVLRKARLVREEPRGRERYYHLDPRPLSEVDDWLKAFTHYWKQRLAALEDVLDEESRK comes from the coding sequence ATGTCCGAACCGGATGTCTTCGCGGCGCTCTCCAATCCGGTGCGCCGGGAAATCCTGCTGCAGCTGCGCAAGGGGCCGCGCGCGGTGAACGACCTGGCGAGCGGCTTCCAGTTGGGGCGGCCCGCCGTCTCCGAACATCTCCAGGTCCTGCGCAAGGCGCGGCTCGTCCGTGAGGAGCCGCGCGGCCGGGAGCGCTACTACCACCTGGATCCGCGTCCATTGTCGGAGGTGGACGACTGGCTCAAGGCCTTCACGCACTACTGGAAGCAGCGGCTCGCCGCGCTCGAGGACGTGCTCGACGAGGAGTCACGCAAATGA